Genomic window (Diabrotica undecimpunctata isolate CICGRU chromosome 6, icDiaUnde3, whole genome shotgun sequence):
AAAAGTTGGCACAATAATAGTAGAGCCGAACTATTTACCGACCATATGGATGCATTTGACCTGCACTTTTAATATTCGTTTTTATCGCAGACGGAGCTTTATTCATCGCCATAGCTTGAGTAGTAGGAGGCATCTGGCCAGGGCCTGGTGGACCGCCTGGTCTTCCTGTAGGTGTTACCATCATTCCACCAGATGTTGGATTTGCTTGACCATTTGGACTTGGACCCatctaataaataaaagaattttaatactaaattgtTGTTTAAAACCAGTACATCATACATTAAACTAAATTCGCATTTATATGCAGATGTCTATAAAACAAAGTATTTCAGTAAAAGCGTATAATGAAAGCATAAGAAGCTCATTGATTGTTTTAGAAAAGATACAGATAATTgtgaaactatttaaaaaatggCTGTAGACGAATTTATGTAGCAAAAATGGAGTAAAATAAGTCACTGGAAACCTGCTATCCAAACTCAAATAGTAGATTTCCTAATTCTCACTCTAGTAGTTGAAATATAGactctaattaaaaaaaaattaattttagtgTGCGACCAGACTGTCAGAGCCAACAGTGTTTAATCATCCAAAGCTGTGATGGGAATTAGATGTATTTATGTTATATTATGATGCTGACGTAATTTAAAATAGGAGGATTACTATACTACCATACATAAATCAaatcaataattaataattttttgctaCCTTTAATCCTTTGCCCATTCCAACTGCAGTTACTAAAAGCTGTGTGTCAGCAACACTTGAATTTTGCTGCGTATTTCCTCTAGATGATGATTCCACCTCCCATTCTTCTCTTGCTTTACTCACAATATCCCAAACATGGGAAACAACCTTTTGATATGTTGCAATTTGTTTCTAAAATAAGATTTTAATATAGTTATGATTTGCTCTGAAtaggaaacaaaaaaaagttatatcaaaaataaattatatttaattgattttatttttaataaaaaaagaatttttgaaaACTATTAGAAAGATGATCTTACCTGAGCATTATCGTATTGCAAACTTAAAGCCTTGTTTTCCAATTGCATCATTTTTGTTTCTGCCATTGGTTCTAATTTTGTTCTAAGGTAATCAGGAACTAAGTCATGAGCAAATGTTGTTACTCTATGTTCAGTAATTTGTGCAAGTTGTTCATCTCTTTCAGGCGATAGCATTAGTGGTAAAACAGTCAAATTTCTTAACACTGGACATTTATCATGACTCATTACTTTGGAAAGAGATGTTAACtaaaattaatacagtcaaagtTAATATCAGTCTAATAAAATTCACACAGACGACCAAGTGACATGTTACTAGAGAGATACTTAATAGATTTGTTCATAAATTCCTTCCAGTGATTTTTTTGTACATATAAAACCAAATCCTAAAGcatttttttgcttataatttaGGATTTTTAGTAAAATTATGTTTAATTATGTTTTTAATGCTAGTCTCAGCAATTTCTGTATTACTACTTTAACATAATCCATTACTGAGATATGTCTGAGAGTGGTCCTTAGTTGGCCACCTAGTACATGTAGGGAACAAGGATATTTGACTAACTTTTGCTATAATTAGAATTTTTAACACAATATTTTTTAACCCAAATTTTGGCCATAATTGAATATAGATGGTCACAGCGATATATTAAAGACATTATGGGAGTCAATTCAGAGTTTCTAGAATTTAATGAGAGTGCAGGTTGTTGCAATAAGAGACCAATTCCAGGATGTAAATTGGAAAACCAAGCTTGAATAGAAATCCAAAAAATTCTTGAATAGATAGATAGGGTGGATAGAAATATaccgaaaaatagaaaaaaaaaatagaaatatatcTATATTTCTTGCTATGGTGTTAGTTTAAATTGCAAGGAATAAAAGAAAATCGTCACGACTATAAAGCTATTTTCTCCATAATCAATGAAGGCcgattattattacaaaaaactACAATTTACTTACTTGTCCTGATATTAAAGCATAATTATCCAAAAAAGTTGGCCAATTAATAGCATCATattcattttcaattttaaatatcaTTGATGCTATTGATTGTTTCAAATCATTTACTCTTTGAATAATCGCGTCCAAAGCAGACTCAAGttgtttttcttctctttgcTGCATACTTTGGTAGAAAACAGATTGAAAATCggtaactttaaaaataaacaaaataatcaaCATAACCTATTCCCTATAActtcttcttttcgtattataggggctaatattatattatttatctatgtcCCAGGGCTATGAAATATACATAACAACCTATTCTATTAGCTGTATCGACTGCATCATTTAAGCTGTGAGCCACTGTATGTAGATCCTAGTGTCACAGTGTTCTTTTCACGAAATCATGAAAAAAAGACAACAATCAGTATACTTGAACCTGATGCTACTCTTCTGCCTTTTCCTACTCGACTATAGAAATGACCAAAATCTTTAAACTTGTCCGCACCTTTCCCTTTTCTTTTTGTGTCTATAAGGACTGTTACATCTAGTTTAAATCTCTTAATTTCTTTCAACACCTCGTCTAGCTTAGTTTGAATACTTTGTAACATTCCGTGTTCCAAAACTCATTAACCTTTTTCGTAAGCTCTGTTAGGACTGTCCGGCACTTTCTTTCCaatattttttgcaataattgTTTTCCGTGTGATGGGCAGCAGACCCATCGTCACAACCTCCAATCCTGGTGGACCGGGAAGATTTCTATATTGGTCTTCTACCCTTTGCAGCGTGAAGCGCTAGGTTTTGGGTGCTAGAGACTTGCCCTCACCCTTCTCATGTTGAGATAAGATTTGCTGACTAGGTATTAGCTGTTCTTTTTATACTTTAAGATATTTCTTGGTATTTGTGATACCTATCGGATTAAGTTAGTACCCCAAGATCTAGAGGGACTGCCTACGGCGGAGTTTGATGTCTATTTCCAGTGTATGATAATATATATTCCGTTATGGATGACTTGTTAGTacttagtagtaactttagcacatgggACATCAAGCTAAATGGTGCAATAATCGCCACATTAAGCATGATTGATTTTTACCTCATTccaatgttttattattaatattattttaatttcttgtaCATGTACAATCGTGATATATTTTGTTACGCACATGGTAGTCAAATAGTATAGCATACTTACACACACCttgcaaagaatatagacgcatttTGTCCTACGATCCTTCCGAGTTAGccacttttttttcaaaaattcgccgggttttgtttataaataataagcaatttaaaaagaaccgtttgaaagattaagagttccaaatttagataaaaaatatgaaaacgaTTCCTTTAAAAATGAGCCGTTCGCGATGCGCCAAAGATAAGGCGAagcgattttactatttcaaaaactgaattcataaattcaaattgaTAAAAGTCAcaatatctccggttctaatcaatgaaaattgatgtttttcttttttacttttctcttactattattaattataaaaggTTATGAAATTATAAGCAACTTAAATATtcattttaaaatcttttaaacaataaatgttacaaaaaattaagtttttaattaaaaatcaaatctatacgttaatttttctttaattaggtttattattttaacaattaagtactttttctcaaaaacattacaaatttattttacaagaaatataaagtttgtataaatacatacaataaatatataagtatataaataCAAATTATGGAATTAATCTGTAATATATACTTAATTGTATAAATTAGGTACGATttacataattttaatattttcatttataattcTACAAAGTgtataacaattaatttgttaaaaatatatttgtaatgtttttcagTCAAGAAAAGTAATTTGTAACACATcaatttgattttcaaataaaaaatttatttttttgtaaaattatttttaaaagttattatttaaactttaaactataatacataaatatttaagttacgtATCACGCCATAACCTTTTCTACTACTAATAATAAGATAATTTTacaagataaatatttattttaaattgttgaaACTAATTACTCagttaaaacaaattaaattaatttaatttttgttatcgaggtacctaaaataaaataaatttcaaaaaatctATGCCTCtatcacagaataaataacaattaactgttgttaaattattttattattttgtgccTCTATTCTATATTCTTTGCACTTTATACGAACTAAGAGATCCTAACAAAGAAAAAGTATGAATCAAAAACCTCTTTGTTTTCAATGTAAAGACACAGTTTAATCGTTTAATGTTTAATGCTTAAAtcaattatattatttatctatagATTAAATTTTAGTTATGTACTGTTGTAGTTGTAAGGTAATGGTAAAGTCAAAGACGAAATCAGAAATCAGTTTGTAAAAAAAAGACCTTTGCGTGAGTAAATCTCGTCTCGATTGACTTGCATATTCAGCCAGGCATAACCTATTTTATAGGTGAATgtctaaaccaaaaaaaaacatattgaataaaatacttgaccttgtatttaaaaaattttagaaacaaAACCGCTATTTTTTACACGTATGATCTTGATAAAGGAATTATCAAAATTTGTTACGGTATAGATAATAATAATTGATAATTTGTTTCAGTTTGCAAACTACAATTTTCTGTTAAAGATGTCCTGCCAGAGTGCTCCACTTATTTTAAGGCTTTTAGCCTCTTCCGTTACTACAGCAAGAAGAGCTGGCTCTATTATTAAAGATGTGATGGAAAAAGGTGAATTAGGAATTATACATAAGGTATAGATCACAATCTTATGGATAAGGTAACAATATTTTACACTTTCAATTGTCCTTTTACGATAATAATAGGAATAATGTTTAACAAGACAGGTAAAAGCataaaaataatatcttattATATCAACTAATTGTCATGTGACCCATGCCAGTAGGTAGACTaatataaagttaaataaaagcAAAGAATATAATATACTTTAGTTgtagtctatattctttgataaaagTATAAGGACTTAAAACTGCAACAAAAACATTAACTAGAATAGTTTTAGGTTATTTTACATTTTCATTAGTTATTTATTATCTATGATATTATGGTTTAACAATTTCAATATTAGAATTTGTTGTGCTTTTTTCAGGGTTTGAGTAAAAATGATGTTCAGACTGAAGCTGATAGATCAGCACAGGTCTGTATTATAACTTCCCTTGCAAGACAATTTCCTAATGTTACTATTATTGGAGAAGAAGGACCTTTAGATGAGAGTGAAGTTAGTATAATTTAACTAGTTATAATGAAAATATGTTAATTTTTCTAATGATGTAGGTTCCTAGTGATTGGGTTGTTACAGAAAGTGATCAGACCATTTTACAATCAAAGTGCCCTGAAAAGTATGTTAATGTTAAACCTGAAGATATTGTTGTATGGGTAGACCCATTGGATGGCACTTCTGAATATACAGAGGTAATTGAAGTTTTTATTATTAGATGAAAAACATATTATGTcttaaattttattgtataagCTACATATTGTGTAAGTAAAATTGTATTGTTAAAATCTGTATAAGAAAACGAAAGAAATGCATTGGTTCTGGTTACACTGATGCTACAACTGTAAGAGGTTTTCTTCTTTACAGTTTTTcaactattttttttgttttagttttttttcgtTTGGTTAGAAGGCTTTCAATTTAAAGCATAAATTTTTATTGCATCCTTATTTACAGAATTTTGTCTTAGTTTTGACTGTCAAGGTTTCTATATCTGATGCACATCTTGTTTTTACTACAGACCATGCCTACCATTTTGGTCCATAgtttattatcattatgttttggGGCTTAATGTGCAGGACACCTTCACTACTAACTTCATGAATTACTGTTTTAGGGTCTTTTAGATCATGTTACAGTATTAATAGGAATAGCTGTTGGTGGCAAAGCAGTAGGTGGCGTAATTTATCAGCCTTATTATGAATATAAAAAGGTTAAAAATGGTCCTGGTAGGACTTTTTGGGGATTAGTTGGTCTGGGAGTAGGAGGCTTTGAACCAGTTAAACCACCTAGCAGTAAATTTGTGATAACGACATCAAGGTgagacttttttatttattttttttttattaagaaaatgtgaaatttactatttttgttgaaaataagcCAGaactttactttaaaataagtttactgaAAATGAAGTTACTAGGTGAACCTGCAGTGAAgtagtaatatttttcttttccatATAAGTATTTCCTTCTTCtccataatataattttatattgaaaaataaaaaattataaaataatacaatcTAATGAATACTACACTCACCGGCACAATTAAGCACCCACCTTGTATTTCTTTCAATTTGCAGAAATAATTTTCAATCTTGGACCACATTTTATGAAAGGTACAGTGAAACTCCCAttcagtaaaaaaataaaattattgaaaaaaaagtcGTTTACTATGGGATGCTTAGCAAAAATCCAATATTTAAAAatctttgaaaaataattttgaaaatccTTACTTAAGTCAAAAAAATTATGCCACATTGCCGCATTTGGCTAGTAGGATTTCCTGGAGCTGGTTGGGAAATCAATTTATGATATCCTAGATATCCgattgggggatattgtgccactcctTCTACTGCAGCCATCTCAAGCTCTCCGATGGATGTAGGGGTTGGTACTTTCATTTCAACTACATCTACAGGCATCAAAATCTTTCATTTTGACGCCTGTAGACACGCTGACGTCCATCTAAACCTCTTAGGGATATTCTGCACTCACCTGAGTACAGTATGTTCTTCCATTTCGCCACAGTCCAGTCAGCATATTCTCACACAAAACCAGTTCTAGCTCTACAGTGTTGTGGGAGTAGTCATGGGGGGTGAGCTGGACGGATAGCCCTCAAATTGCTTTCTGCCAGTCTTTTTCTACATTCATTCACACTAACATTTCTCGCATTAAAAAGACGCGTATGAGCTTCAAGAGTggtgcaaaagcgatttctcaaCACATTGCTGACAATGAAGCAGTCATCTTGAATTGCAGTGCATAGATGTCGGCCTTGACCTGGCCTGCATATGTATAAACCTGTCTCCCGAAATCATCTGATAGCATCCCGTAACATAGTTCAGGGTACATCGAGTGTATGAGCGATGCGACCTTAGCTGTACCCAGCATCAGCTAAAGCCACTGCCCTAGCTGCATCATTTGCAAAGAGTGGCATTTTATAGTCACAAACAATAATCAAGCACTAAAATcttaaattaaacaatatttgcACACTATGACATAAAATAATAGGAAATGTTAACACAGTAATACAATTGCGGCAATGTGATATAA
Coding sequences:
- the MED8 gene encoding mediator of RNA polymerase II transcription subunit 8 — encoded protein: MLIILFIFKVTDFQSVFYQSMQQREEKQLESALDAIIQRVNDLKQSIASMIFKIENEYDAINWPTFLDNYALISGQLTSLSKVMSHDKCPVLRNLTVLPLMLSPERDEQLAQITEHRVTTFAHDLVPDYLRTKLEPMAETKMMQLENKALSLQYDNAQKQIATYQKVVSHVWDIVSKAREEWEVESSSRGNTQQNSSVADTQLLVTAVGMGKGLKMGPSPNGQANPTSGGMMVTPTGRPGGPPGPGQMPPTTQAMAMNKAPSAIKTNIKSAGQMHPYGR
- the LOC140443875 gene encoding 3'(2'),5'-bisphosphate nucleotidase 1 isoform X1, with the protein product MYCCSCKFANYNFLLKMSCQSAPLILRLLASSVTTARRAGSIIKDVMEKGELGIIHKGLSKNDVQTEADRSAQVCIITSLARQFPNVTIIGEEGPLDESEVPSDWVVTESDQTILQSKCPEKYVNVKPEDIVVWVDPLDGTSEYTEGLLDHVTVLIGIAVGGKAVGGVIYQPYYEYKKVKNGPGRTFWGLVGLGVGGFEPVKPPSSKFVITTSRSHRDGMVNDSLKALNPDDIISVGGAGHKVIVVLEGRAHAYVYASRGCKKWDTCAPEAVLEAAGGRLTDIHGKHYDYSKNTSFPDDQGIFATADGVDHDALIAKLPQELRDAFPY
- the LOC140443875 gene encoding 3'(2'),5'-bisphosphate nucleotidase 1 isoform X2 encodes the protein MILIKELSKFVTMSCQSAPLILRLLASSVTTARRAGSIIKDVMEKGELGIIHKGLSKNDVQTEADRSAQVCIITSLARQFPNVTIIGEEGPLDESEVPSDWVVTESDQTILQSKCPEKYVNVKPEDIVVWVDPLDGTSEYTEGLLDHVTVLIGIAVGGKAVGGVIYQPYYEYKKVKNGPGRTFWGLVGLGVGGFEPVKPPSSKFVITTSRSHRDGMVNDSLKALNPDDIISVGGAGHKVIVVLEGRAHAYVYASRGCKKWDTCAPEAVLEAAGGRLTDIHGKHYDYSKNTSFPDDQGIFATADGVDHDALIAKLPQELRDAFPY